One Channa argus isolate prfri chromosome 15, Channa argus male v1.0, whole genome shotgun sequence DNA segment encodes these proteins:
- the zmp:0000001048 gene encoding retinol dehydrogenase 8, which produces MGTRRVLVTGCSSGIGLAVAARLAKDELGRFKVIATMRDLEKRGALEKAAGDSLKTNLEIKQLDARCEVSIRECVNSLPDRRVDILVSNAGVGMIGPLECQTIAAMKELFDTNFFGLARLVKEVLPDMKRRQSGHIVVMSSVMGIQGLLFNDVYSASKFAVEGFCESLAVQAMKFNIKTTLVEPGPVVTEFERKVYEDAEKMDLSGTDEETAKIFREVYLPYSKKIFTSLGQTPEEVAEQTVKVITAEEPPLRHQTNRLYMPMTALKHADPTGRLPLDTFYKMIFKHDSVFSATLGVLRMVQRRVGKR; this is translated from the exons ATGGGGACCAGAAGGGTGCTGGTGACCGGGTGCTCGTCTGGCATCGGCTTGGCTGTGGCTGCACGGTTGGCCAAGGATGAGCTGGGGCGGTTTAAAG TGATTGCCACAATGAGGGATCTTGAGAAACGGGGGGCTCTGGAGAAAGCAGCGGGTGACTCCTTAAAGACAAATCTAGAAATCAAACAGCTAGATGCCCGCTGTGAAGTCTCTATCAGAGAGTGTGTCAACAGCCTGCCCGATAGACGGGTGGATATTCTTG TGAGCAATGCAGGTGTTGGCATGATTGGACCCCTGGAGTGCCAAACTATTGCTGCCATGAAAGAACTATTTGACACAAACTTCTTTGGCTTGGCACGGTTGGTGAAAGAGGTACTGCCTGACATGAAGCGGCGGCAGAGTGGCCATATTGTGGTGATGAGCAGCGTCATGGGAATacaag GGCTTCTTTTTAATGACGTCTACTCTGCCTCCAAATTTGCTGTGGAAGGATTTTGTGAAAGCCTGGCAGTGCAAGCCATGAAGTTTAACATCAA GACAACTCTAGTGGAACCTGGCCCTGTGGTGACCGAGTTTGAAAGGAAAGTGTATGAGGATGCTGAGAAGATGGATCTATCAGGGACGGATGAGGAGACTGCCAAAATATTCCGTGAAGTTTACCTGCCATACTCCAAAAAGATTTTCACCTCGTTAGGCCAGACACCAGAGGAAGTTGCTGAG caAACGGTTAAAGTGATCACGGCCGAGGAGCCTCCTCTGCGCCACCAGACCAACCGCCTGTACATGCCCATGACAGCACTGAAGCATGCAGACCCAACAGGTCGACTGCCTCTGGACACTTTCTATAAAATGATCTTTAAACATGACAGTGTGTTCAGTGCCACCCTCGGGGTGCTGCGCATGGTGCAGAGGAGGGTGGGGAAGAGATAA